Within the Musa acuminata AAA Group cultivar baxijiao chromosome BXJ2-9, Cavendish_Baxijiao_AAA, whole genome shotgun sequence genome, the region CCAGAAGATACGAAAACAGTATAACAATTCCTACAATTACCAGTAGGGCGGCAGGTCGAGGTGAAGAAGATCTCAGCGAAACGCGAGTTGTAGAACCGAGGCTAAGGTGGGATCGGAGACGAGCCAAATCCGTCACTAGCGCAGGCGAGGAAATCCCCAGACGCGGGAGTGATGCcgccttcttctccttccttaATTTGCTTCAATAAATTCCCTCCTCTTTTTCGTTTGATCTTTTCCGCCCTTTATTGCATCGTTCGGTGGAAAGAATCGTACAATCTTGCATACCCGCTTGTCGATTGGATCAACGTTACGTGATAGAAGGGTGTCTGTTTGGGTCGAAGGAGGCAACGTGGCAGCATGGTTTGCTGTTTAAAGTGCAATGCATTTTGCGTCCCAAGACCACATATTTAGTTAACCTACCAGCCTTGTCTATGGTGCATGCAACGGGATGATGGGACCCACCTGTGGAAGAGTCGCTGCAACGGTAAACACGCGTTTTGTTTGCGAGGTCACGACGTTGAGACTGATACGTGTCAGAATCCTGGAGGTGAACGGTACTGGTGGCTGCACGAGATGTTTCAGCTGATAAAAGTTGTAGAGATCCGCACGTCTTTCCCTTCCATATTCGAGACCAAAATATCGTCACATTGTCGCCTCTCCGTATCGTTTCTGCTTCTTGTCCTCCGGTTCGGACCCTTCACTCCTTCCTCCGTCTCGCCTTCTCCCAGACAAGAATCCATCTCAAAGTTGTTAAGATCTCGAAGGTATTCTTCTTTAATTAGATCTCGTTCGCTTCGATTTCTTCCTCACGATTCGATTTTTTTCCTATTTTATTGGGTCTGTATACTCGGGAAATTTTGTAGCGTCGATGCATGTTGGGTCTTTTCACATGAACCAGTAATTTGTTCCTTTTCAATCAGGAACCCTTTTAATCTATCTCGAAGACAATAAGATGGAAAGCAATTTCATTTTTTATAGGGAAATACGCGTGGATCCTCAATCTTTCTTGTTGTTTGTTAACCTTTGTTTGGGATTTCTTTCACAGGCGATCCGGGCAAAACCTATTGAGTTTGAGAAGTTCAAAAATGAGTGCACGGACGAACTTGGAGATGGTTGATTCCTCAGACTTCACCTTTTGCAAGGTGAGCCAACTAACTTTTGGGTGAAATGTGGCTTTCACACTGGTGAAAACTCATCCAATAAATGTATCAATTTTCCCCCATTTAATTGTCATATTGAATCCTAAAACTTGTTTGCCGAGCCTAAAATGTTGAAGATTTGTAGGTTTTGTTGTTGATACTGTAGTGCAACAGTTTCTTAAGAAAGTTCTACGAATTTTAAAAATGTCTTATATCTAGGTTGGTTTACAAGCGGAAGATGGGAATTTAGAGTCTCCCAAAGCAATTCCTGATGTCCGGAAAATCATTCTCGAAGACACAAATGATAAGTCTCAAGGAACTGCAGGTTTGAAAGGGCAATCTGATGTATCTAAATCTAATATTTCAAGTGAAGTGGTTCCAACAAAAGTTGATGATAGTAAAAGAAAGACACAAAAGCCAGATGGAGAAGCGGACGATTTGGCACAGAAACAGAAGGCAAAGGTGAAGAAGCCTGTAGGGAGAACAAAGGTTCCTTTTGAAAAGGGGTACAGCCAAATGGACTGGTTAAAGCTTACTCGCACGCATCCTGACCTTGCAGGTGTTTATTTCCCCTGGATGGTTTATTGATTCGTGTAAATTGGTTTGGTTGATGAATTTCAGTTCATGCTAGGAGCTTATCTTTACTCTAGAAAAAAATAGTGGTTTAGCTCTGCAGCAATAAGATAAATATTTAAGTTTGAGAAATTTGAAACAATTATAATGATATAATGGTCAAATTTTAAGTACTTCTAGAAAAATATTAGTTATGGAAAAGATTTTGAACCAACTACTGTTGTAGCTGTTGCTGCACCTTCCACAtgactgttctcattgacacaaCGTTAACAGTAATTGACATGAGAAATGGTGGTTGATGAACCATGGTCCATGATGTAAAATTCTTCTTTCACATGTTGTATTTAATTCTTCCTTTATTCCCCCTTTCATTTATTTATGAGCAGACTGTCATTGAATAAGATGTTTAAACCCAGAGTTAGTTTTCTAAATTAGGAGTCTCTAAACAAGCATTGGTGTGGATTCTAAGATGCAATGGCAGTAAATGGAGGAGATAATAAGTGATACTCAACTTAGTTATGTTGTTGGCCTCTCATTTTTTTAATCACCTTCAGCTCTTCATGCTCTTTGATAAATCCTGCATGTAGGAATATCTTTCTCTGAATTACTCTTTAAGGTGTTTTTCTAACTTTACTGTTTCTCCACTTTGTTTCTGTCGATTTATGCTTAAGCAAGACTACTGTAAATATGGATTATTAGGATTTAGATGTAAAGGTCCACAACCTTTTGCTTCCTTCTGTTGTATGGGATTGACCCATGGCACTATTCTCTCAGCCATTACTCAACTGATTTCATATCTATCATCGGCTTTATCCATCCATCGGATGAGCTGCTTTCGTCCAGTAGTGCACAATGGTGAGTTTCATTGTATGTTGAATTTTTAATGATCCAAAATAAATTTCTCTGAATATTTGTGTCCTTGTTTCAAATGGCTAGAGACATATGTGGGCACCCTATTCAAATATATTATAGTAGTTACTAGTATGATGTTTCATTATTGTACTGgcaagataacaactttttgtttTTATCGTTAACAAACTTGATGATTCTGCGGTTCAAGAATTTTTCATGTATTGTCATAAAAAAATTGCTTTTAAGTACATATTTTCAATCATATAAAATGCTTCTTTTCTCTGTCATTCCACTTTTATACAATTAAATGTATTTATCATCTTTTAAGTTCTCTCAGGCACTATACCAATCTTTGCTGTTGATATCTTTATTATTCGGATTATTCTTTCTAGGACTAAAGGGGCAATCAAACCAAAGGCTTATCTCGATGGATGAAGTTAAGCAACATAAAACTGGTGGTTCAATTTGGACTGTTCTAAAAGGCCATGTATACAATATCTCCCCCTACATGAAATTTCATCCCGGAGGTATGCATCTTTACTTGATTCCGAAACAGACAATTGTTTACAAGTTCTAGTGAACTCATATAATTTTCATTGGGAAATATTCTTTTAGAAGGAAAGTTTGTAGTGTCAGAATCACTGAgatattctttatgaattataacattatatttctttctaaaaatagcAGCTTGTGTT harbors:
- the LOC135623482 gene encoding cytochrome b5 domain-containing protein RLF-like translates to MQRDDGTHLWKSRCNGKHAFCLRGHDVETDTCQNPGGERYWWLHEMFQLIKVVEIRTSFPSIFETKISSHCRLSVSFLLLVLRFGPFTPSSVSPSPRQESISKLLRSRRRSGQNLLSLRSSKMSARTNLEMVDSSDFTFCKVGLQAEDGNLESPKAIPDVRKIILEDTNDKSQGTAGLKGQSDVSKSNISSEVVPTKVDDSKRKTQKPDGEADDLAQKQKAKVKKPVGRTKVPFEKGYSQMDWLKLTRTHPDLAGLKGQSNQRLISMDEVKQHKTGGSIWTVLKGHVYNISPYMKFHPGGEDMLMKAAGRDSTSLFNKYHAWVNAEFLLERCLVGILEYN